In Nitrospira sp., the following are encoded in one genomic region:
- a CDS encoding AraC family transcriptional regulator: MPTTVPGTKVQLEKERPTGSLIKPHLKNLSGSGTKLDGLIIERDLEQPNSGIYRPTGHTPKHIVVLHSAHPATLEWRINGKQKEAFFSAGEAIINPAGLFVAPRWKAPVELLLMAIHPGLVNQIAREMGSGRPVELEPRFHFRDELVEQLAKSLIAEFEQASSADGVYADSLTHTLIVHLIKKYSGTCIRPQTARHGLPQRTLARVVEFIDTHLGEDLSLRAIAHVAEMSPSYFLTLFKRSTGLAPHQYLMAKRIERARALLAQTKLPIVEIAAQAGFADQSHLTRLMRRHTGLTPRLVRGT, encoded by the coding sequence ATGCCGACTACTGTTCCAGGGACTAAGGTGCAGCTTGAGAAAGAACGGCCGACGGGTTCGTTGATCAAGCCGCATCTCAAAAATCTTTCCGGGAGTGGAACGAAGCTGGACGGCCTGATCATTGAGCGGGATTTGGAGCAGCCGAATTCCGGCATATACCGTCCGACCGGACATACTCCCAAACACATTGTGGTCCTGCATTCAGCTCATCCAGCCACACTGGAATGGCGAATCAATGGCAAGCAAAAGGAAGCTTTCTTTTCAGCAGGTGAGGCCATTATCAATCCAGCCGGATTGTTCGTGGCCCCTCGTTGGAAGGCCCCAGTGGAGCTGCTCTTGATGGCCATCCATCCAGGTCTGGTGAATCAGATCGCGAGGGAGATGGGTTCGGGCAGGCCAGTGGAACTGGAGCCGCGATTTCACTTTCGCGACGAGTTAGTGGAGCAGTTGGCCAAGAGTCTGATTGCCGAGTTCGAGCAGGCATCGTCAGCAGATGGGGTCTACGCCGATTCATTGACCCATACGCTCATCGTCCACCTGATCAAAAAGTACTCAGGGACGTGCATCCGTCCGCAGACCGCCAGACATGGTCTTCCTCAACGCACCTTAGCAAGAGTCGTCGAATTCATCGACACACATCTCGGCGAGGACCTCTCATTGAGAGCGATCGCACATGTCGCCGAAATGAGTCCGTCGTATTTCTTGACGTTGTTCAAACGATCGACCGGCCTCGCCCCTCATCAGTATCTGATGGCAAAACGTATCGAAAGAGCCAGGGCGTTGCTCGCACAGACCAAGCTACCTATCGTCGAAATTGCCGCTCAAGCCGGTTTTGCCGATCAAAGTCATTTGACGAGGCTCATGCGTCGCCATACGGGCCTCACGCCTCGCCTTGTGCGCGGCACATGA
- a CDS encoding SDR family oxidoreductase, whose protein sequence is MADNMLRGKVVVVGAGAKNLGGLISRTLGGDGASVVVHYHSESTKAPADETVRAVEASGGKAFAIQGDLTKVGHVVKLFDEAITRYGRLDIAVNTVGKVLKKPFVETTEKDYDEMFAINAKAAYFFIQEAGKRMSDGGKIITILTSLLAAFTGLYSTYAGSKASVEHFTRAAAKEFGPRGISVASVAPGPMDTPFFYPAESPEAVAYHKSQGMNGKLTDISDIVPIVKFLATDGWWITGQTIFANGGYTTR, encoded by the coding sequence ATGGCGGATAACATGTTGCGAGGAAAGGTGGTGGTTGTCGGAGCCGGAGCCAAGAATCTCGGTGGACTCATCAGTAGGACGCTCGGCGGAGACGGCGCATCGGTCGTGGTTCACTACCACAGTGAATCGACAAAAGCGCCGGCTGATGAGACTGTACGGGCTGTGGAAGCATCTGGAGGGAAAGCATTTGCCATCCAAGGCGACCTTACGAAAGTCGGCCATGTTGTGAAACTGTTCGACGAGGCGATCACACGGTATGGACGACTTGACATCGCGGTCAACACGGTCGGCAAGGTACTCAAGAAGCCGTTTGTCGAGACGACCGAGAAGGACTACGACGAGATGTTTGCCATCAACGCAAAAGCCGCATATTTTTTCATACAGGAAGCCGGCAAGCGGATGAGCGATGGTGGAAAGATCATCACGATCTTGACCTCACTACTGGCTGCCTTTACCGGGCTCTATTCCACCTACGCCGGCTCCAAGGCCTCTGTGGAACACTTTACCCGTGCAGCTGCCAAAGAGTTCGGCCCGCGCGGCATCTCCGTGGCGAGCGTGGCACCAGGCCCGATGGATACGCCGTTTTTCTATCCTGCCGAATCACCGGAAGCCGTGGCCTACCACAAGTCCCAAGGCATGAACGGCAAACTCACCGACATTTCGGACATCGTGCCGATCGTGAAATTTCTGGCGACAGACGGCTGGTGGATTACCGGACAGACCATCTTCGCCAACGGCGGCTACACAACACGATAG
- a CDS encoding acetyl-CoA carboxylase carboxyltransferase subunit alpha, with product MRDYLEFEKPIREIEEKIEKLSDTATSGKSSIQNDIRKLRAKLAQTEHELYKTLTPWQRTQLARHPQRPSTLDYINELTRDFLEFHGDRVFGDDRAIVGGFARFNDRPVMIIGHQKGKTLKERMQRNFGMPNPEGYRKALRLMKMAEKFNRPIMTFIDTPGAYPGIGAEERGQAEAIARNLFVMSRLTVPIISVVIGEGGSGGALALGVADRILMLEHAVYSVISPEGCAAILWDSPEKVPDAASALKMTAQDLMALGVIDTIVAEPLGGAHREPRAVCSLVGKALTNQLFDLLDLPVEQLLAQRDRKYRKMGSVTGLLQHQA from the coding sequence ATGCGCGATTACCTCGAATTTGAAAAGCCGATCCGAGAGATCGAAGAGAAGATTGAGAAACTTTCTGACACAGCCACCAGCGGGAAATCGTCCATCCAAAATGACATCCGCAAGCTTCGTGCAAAGCTTGCGCAAACCGAACACGAACTCTACAAAACTCTGACCCCCTGGCAAAGAACCCAACTGGCCCGACACCCTCAACGCCCAAGCACGCTGGACTATATCAATGAACTGACGAGAGACTTTCTTGAATTTCATGGCGACCGTGTGTTTGGAGACGATCGGGCCATCGTGGGAGGGTTTGCCCGATTCAACGACCGCCCCGTGATGATTATCGGTCATCAAAAAGGCAAAACTCTCAAAGAGCGCATGCAACGGAACTTCGGCATGCCCAACCCGGAAGGGTATCGAAAGGCGCTGAGGCTCATGAAAATGGCGGAAAAGTTCAACCGCCCGATCATGACCTTTATTGATACGCCTGGTGCCTATCCTGGTATTGGTGCCGAAGAACGTGGACAAGCCGAAGCCATCGCCCGCAATCTGTTTGTCATGTCTCGATTGACCGTGCCGATTATCTCCGTGGTCATCGGTGAAGGGGGAAGCGGAGGGGCCTTAGCCCTCGGCGTCGCCGACCGCATCCTGATGCTGGAACATGCGGTCTATTCGGTCATTTCACCTGAAGGCTGTGCTGCGATTCTTTGGGACAGCCCGGAGAAGGTTCCCGATGCCGCCTCTGCATTGAAAATGACCGCACAGGATCTGATGGCGCTCGGAGTGATCGACACCATTGTTGCCGAACCGCTGGGTGGTGCCCATCGCGAGCCGCGAGCCGTCTGCAGCCTGGTGGGAAAGGCGCTGACCAACCAACTATTCGATCTGCTTGATCTTCCCGTCGAACAACTCCTTGCTCAGCGGGATCGGAAATACCGAAAGATGGGGTCCGTCACGGGTCTTCTCCAACATCAAGCCTGA